The window TGCTGTATATGCCTGCATCATACCAAAGTTTACTTCATCAAccaatcaaaagtcaaaactATCATATTATTGAATTAGGAGGGACTTATTAGCAAAAACGAATTAGGAAGGACTTAATAAAGTCCAAGTTTAAATGTAATAAGAGACcaacaaattgaaaaaaaaataaaacaagatcATTATACTATGGTTTTTACTATTATTGTAAGTAATACCATGAATCCAACCTTGGTTGGGTTTCTTCACCATTTATCGAAAAATTTAAACTCTTATTACTGTTGTATAATATTCTTATTATCCTAAATTGGACTCTTCTTTTTCATATTTGTGTTACAGAATACTGTTTTTATTCTCGTGGATTGTTTAAGGATTTCAAAGAGATTTAAAAATTACCTCCACTCATCGCatgcagtggcggagccacattgaaCCAAGGGGTGTCAAGCGATACtccttcgccggaaaattacactatattgttagtttttttgttttattttatatatatttactatATGTTGATTCCCCTTGATTTTTCGAtgtatctaattatttatattttgacacctcttgatgaaaattctgactTCGCCGCTAATCGCATGATCACATAATGCAACAtaatattataataaaataaaaatcctgACTTTAAATCTCATTGTCACCCTTCATTAAAAAAGAACTTTCACGTGCTTTCACTTATCAATAAGATTCAGACTTGTGCATAGATTGTGAATTTGGACATAGaatctttaaatttttgaaacaaaatttgtATATTTGAAAACTACATAAAAAGTACTATAAATCACATTAATTAACTAACGATTCAAAacattaaaaagagaaaaaattacgGTCAAACAAAAATTTCGTTTGATTCTCAAAATCCAGACTccgccacataaattgggacggaagGATAACTGAAAAAACCTGTAGCATTCTCTAAAACTTTGACGGTACAAAATATCATTTCAATCGACTATCAATCAACTATATGCTTTAATCACAAACAGTGCTgatcaattattatttttaaaaataatctcTTGACTTTTGATGGTTCAACCCTTATTTATGTGCCGTTTTACTCTGAAAGGAAAATGAGCTTTGCTCCGGGAGCTAGGCGCTCCCGTCATTTTCGAGTGAATAATTTGAGACAAAGAGAGTGTTTGGCttagcttataagctggtcaaactggcttataagcatTTTTTGGTTTATCTACgcaaattaaaagtgcttataagccaaaaataagccaaaagtcataagttggtctcccccTAACTTAttaaatttcagcttataagcactttaggtttgaccaaaatatttactattctatccctaaaatacttctttttaaaacaaaacttttCGTATACCCAATTCTTCAGCtacttattattaatttcagcacttttattcaaacacgtaactgcttattttttaaatcagcttcagcacttaaaagtgtttttcagcaccttatgcttatcagctactctaaatcagctaagccaaacgggctcAAAATTAAGATGAAAAAGTTGTTACCTGCTTTCTAGCTCTAGATCGTGCAGCAGACTCTCTGTTCTTAATCATTCGACGTTGTCTCTTCTCCATTACTGTTGCTTCTAATGAAACACTTGATGATCTTCTTCTGCTATTGTTAATTGGTTCACTAACATCTGATGCACTGTTGGAATtttcaatattttctttatttgttgtaGTGATTTGATCAGAATTCTGGTGTCCATTAATGAAACCACCATTAACTTGTTCAAAGATTTGATGATGTGTTGAAGAAGAATCAGCATCTCCTTTGCCATTTTCAGCACACTTTGAGTGGCTGAGGAAATCATACCTTGAATGTTGTCCTGCGCGGGTCAAATGTTTTCAtggaatttttgaattttttttgttttctattcGGTGTCTGATATGTAGGATCGAAATAATATGGTCCATACGGAAGCTAATAAAGAAAACTTTGGTAACGATAAATtaggaataaaaaaatatatcaaaagtgactatcatttaaagtgttaattGACCTATATTTATAAGAAAGGAGATTAAAAAactaatattaattaaaaaaaaatacccTAATAAGAGATTTATTTCTTTTAGTAGTCTTTTTCCCTTCCTACAAGAAAGAGAGTCCTAATAGATTAAAATTTAGGGCAAAATCCTAATAAAATATCCATATTGGAACCTCGATCAATCCGAATTCATGCcgcaaaataaataaattaaagtgTTTTAAAAAATTGCACTAAAACAACAACATTTGACTTTTTAAATAGTAAATGTATCATTCTTATGAAAAAAATGCTTCTAAAGTGGGGATTAAAATAGGGatgaaaagttttaaaaaaaattggaaatGTGACTCAGAGGTCAATAAAGTGGATCTCAAATCATGAGGTGTCACGTTTAAATATCAATGGAATAAAAATATTATTAGGTAATTCTTCTCATTTGTCTAAACTTTGATGGACAGAATTACCTAATAGATGTGTTGATGAAACGTGAAAAATATTCCATGAAATTAGTTAAGGTGCACGCGAGCAGGCCGAACACCAAGGAAATAAAAAAGCAAGGGTAAAGTGAAAAGGTTACAAATATATGTTACCTTCTTTTGTTGGGATATCTTGATTTGAATTGGGAGTAACTTGATTTCCTTCATTGTCCCAAAAATTATTGAGTAGGTCATCTAAATTCATAGACCCATAATTTCTTCTCTTCTTGCTTTGAAATTCATCTAAGGTTAGTGAAAATGCAGAAGTATTTTGCCTACTTGATGAAGAAATTGAATGGTATTTTGAAGGTTCTGCTTCTAAATTGATTTTACAATAGTCAACACTGTTATTCTCAGATACTTCCATTCTTTACCTACAACTTCGTCAAATCTCTGCAAATAATAAAAGAGTTAGTCTTAGTAGACGTTTGGACATAAagattataattaaaaaaaaagtatttggaattaagttgaaaaataatatttgaaatttaaaattacGTTTAGACTTGCATTTCACCTGAAAACTTATTGTAGTTTTATCAGTGGCGATGCCAGAAACTTTTTCAAGGGTgttcaaatgaaaaaaaattccGACAAAGAGTAttcaatatatgtatatatctataaaacctaatattttacctatatactcagtataattttccgacgaagggtggtcagttgagCACCCTTTCAAGCATGTGGCTTCGCCCCTGAGTTTTATGAGTGGAGAAAAAAGTTTTTCCGACAATTTGAAAAAGTGGTCAGAATCATTTGTTggtttttgaaaaactcatttttaaaaaattcaaaaagttgcaaaattttatggacaaacacattttaaaaaagaatttccgaaaaaaaaagaattttttttatttttttttggataaacTATTCCACTAGAAACATAAAAGGGCATAGGGGTAAGTTCGCCTTTATGTCTTTTcgttattttttttttccttttctctattttttggttttatttttatctttcattttcttcttttaagtGTTTTATATGGGGCAGAAATCATTTTTAACTCGCAGTCgaaatattattattttgagagtaactatacaatgtcattttccctAACCACATCGTCTTGCGGTCTTTTCTTGCTATAAGATTGAGTTCCATTCCCACTTAAAAAGCCCGacacttttcattttttggattacttgttttaaatttaatTACAAGAGAACAATTATAACAACATATTCACTGAAATACACAAGTGAGATATGAGGAAGATAGCGTATACGTACATCTTATTCCTACTTTTGTAAGATAAAAAaagactgttttcgatagaccctcggctcaagaaaagcaTAACTCCAATAATCATTAAGAGGCAAAACGATAGTGGGAAAGTCTAGAAGCAGTaccaacaacaagaaaaataaaataaccgaaGTTAAAAAACATGATATTTCAAACTTTATTTTAAATTCGATAACCTTCAAAAACTTTTAAATTGGAACAAGTGGAAAACTTAGAAAATAAAGAAGGGAGGGAATCAACATACTTTAAGACGAAAATTGAGATCCAATATCTTCCTTTGCAgaaatattttcaataaaatcttCTCTGAATTGAAGGTTTCTAGATATCAAAAAATTTCATCAATTATTTTTCACAAGCAGAAAAAGATATCAGAAGAGTAAAGTAAAAGAAGAAGGCAATAATGGAGAAATTGAAGACACGTCCATAATAATTAATATCATATTGACACTTGCCAACAATTTTCACTGAAATTTAGTGCGTTTCAATCCATAGTTTGTATTCTTTTGCAGTTTGTTAGTTTTGGGAACTCCGCCCTTTAGCTCTTAAATTTTTGAGtcaaatttaaatttttcataCTTCCTCCGGTCTAAAATAAATgatttttttagttattttcacatatattaagaaatttatattttaacgt is drawn from Nicotiana tabacum cultivar K326 chromosome 22, ASM71507v2, whole genome shotgun sequence and contains these coding sequences:
- the LOC107784021 gene encoding uncharacterized protein LOC107784021, with amino-acid sequence MEVSENNSVDYCKINLEAEPSKYHSISSSSRQNTSAFSLTLDEFQSKKRRNYGSMNLDDLLNNFWDNEGNQVTPNSNQDIPTKEGQHSRYDFLSHSKCAENGKGDADSSSTHHQIFEQVNGGFINGHQNSDQITTTNKENIENSNSASDVSEPINNSRRRSSSVSLEATVMEKRQRRMIKNRESAARSRARKQAYTAELEIELNRLREENEKLKLLVAQVATRRKDEEEKMKQPTKAQWIANKLRRLRRMSSVSW